The Chryseobacterium nakagawai genome has a segment encoding these proteins:
- a CDS encoding RHS repeat-associated core domain-containing protein yields MKRRFVFLIFLFLTSLLRSQSVGKTDGNFSVSLAGGASYSVPIKNLPGIKDMVPSISLDYSNQSGNGVAGWGWNIQGISSITRVSSTKFHDGVIDPIDYDGNDRFALDGQRLILKTGTYGGDNAEYQTENYSNLKIVSKGATPDGPSYFIVYYPNGNVAIYGNDANSKNSFEWKISQIDDVKYNRIEYGYSKEGANTIYLSTVKYGGNPSVGQYTPVNEINFYYQNSSRNEQNYVYDSKFVYLTKKLERIEVKGNGQLYRKYGLTYDVTSLNYERLTQIKEFNSAGESVVPIIFEYDTTVNGLTNNSRTVTNVSPAFDNSSWNYVSGYFDKDGALDFMTYPGSKDKLYRFNSSTLLNSSSNISGSLINVEKFTDIFSTKLVLANNKFYGLDALSTVSSNGSMMLPDEIVKVNNYISNTTYNSLDLTFSNSYTFPTAENYGCFMDNPTYSRIPKKYISGDFDGDGVSDILAISFPYYTSYTTSNCGNGPVIDPGDGSNPCCTQNNYNNISNFYFLKSDANNTGTQDPLFIGSNNIITSSSRLYVADFNGDGKSDLYVVNNLKISVFSFENNSFTLLHETSNSFYTLSKPIYLTDFNGDGKTDLITPDANGSSNWIILVSNGKTFQPGYINTGITYYAPQVINTCYPNGSGGQLCGYMQQAFYYIFSDINGDGKADAIVHDVLTPYNYPQGGQWNYPYNQYGDNFTVRDKGSIRYNMGNDANGFPAFSAYIDNWQNNFTNGGATNKGTPIFLNNPTATNQNLDYAFFGGDKIKYVSFKKDNRVDVALKRIKENDILTTINYSPLLDNGNGVYAEDQEELYPYANINNSLSTQLVAQVTKSFNGESKIQDYKYKGAVVNFEGIGFLGFKGVATSSVYGGTVTQKLWTVSKQSPQKRGANIESYLINGSPNFDSPASFVTKTRKTFSSTLLSNKVFVNLPTEIQQIDNLTGVTKYTYFDVYDVYNNATKTRDVAPGGEKTTLLEFDNNPLGISNQYFIGRQTKKTETQTLGSETFSTEQLLSYANNLVSQFKKKGNATDFITEDYQYDNYGNLIQKTMSAPNMTARVEKMQYDASGRFIVKSTNILGFEDKFNYNSAFGFLLSKTNHLNQTVSYEHDGWQKKIKERDIYNNETNFTYDWITSGDFTNGIKIKVTEPTGATSETYNDVWGRKRVERKLSLNNKWIDIRTDYNIFDKPYRVSNPYFSTVTPSQWMVSEFDEYNRIKKMIFPTGKIITTSYNGLNVTVVEGTKTQTTTSDAWGNKIKSSDNGGTVNYSYFANGALKNSDYGGYVIKFEQDGWGRKTKMYDPAVGGYYTYEYDILGQLLKEENPKGKTFFTYDQFGRLVHKKIEGDATDIETDYNYNSLGLLESELGTSNGIPNTFNYQYDNYYRFAEKEEDNGFATFKKNYSYDNFGRISEEFTQTLVNSVSSEFKHKNFYASCGVLYRITDDGDKLIWQLNKTNEKEDALNAQLGNGTEINNEYDGNFYLHSIKHYNSTSANIIENIYNFSAMTGTLQNRNNTVIQGGWLENFEYDNQQRLVAWTNPNGSQSQTYDAYGRIDNNSNVGDYKYDGVNRYKKETINLNPVGDSYYSVNTLQEVEYNSYRMPTVIKQEGYEMAHFNYNIHQKRSAADQDFYTDFSVYGKGKIYSDDSSVEIINYNYLGKPNVNALGTRIITYIAYDPYTAPAVYIKDFNVNMDVLSEGIHYLHRDYQSTILAISDQKGNVEERRHFDPWGNLVYLEKNGKIINLNKVAPDLMIERGYTGHEHFFQVGLIHMNGRMYDPRLHTFLSVDNYIQDPFNTQNYNRYGYVLNNPLAYTDPSGELFSFITAIFDTFKNIFTHGVNFSDYDYSRTSKAWKIDMGLFKGNFGQILSRFTWESDQSMLGYLSSGFYNLFGGVKSVTYYDGATAVESYKPNWGGFTLGNFIIGDRGLQADPNNSLFQHEYGHYLQSQKFGLFYMQKFAIPSFFDTLSKNNHTLHFAEQDANSRAFTYFNKHVENYNGWDRRNVIVGYDWTKSYNDIANQMALSNNLTHLKWYDAVLFATSGYAISGISNYFINK; encoded by the coding sequence ATGAAAAGAAGATTTGTTTTCTTAATATTTTTATTTCTTACTTCGCTTCTGAGATCACAAAGCGTTGGAAAAACAGATGGCAACTTTTCAGTTTCGTTGGCCGGAGGGGCAAGCTATTCTGTCCCTATTAAAAATTTACCGGGCATAAAGGACATGGTGCCAAGCATCTCATTGGATTATTCAAATCAGTCGGGCAACGGGGTTGCAGGCTGGGGCTGGAATATTCAAGGTATATCTTCTATTACAAGAGTATCCTCAACAAAATTTCATGACGGAGTTATTGATCCTATTGACTATGATGGCAATGATAGATTTGCTTTGGATGGTCAAAGACTTATTTTAAAGACAGGAACTTATGGGGGAGATAATGCTGAATATCAAACAGAAAATTATTCAAATTTGAAAATTGTTTCCAAAGGCGCTACTCCTGATGGACCTTCCTATTTTATTGTTTATTATCCAAATGGAAATGTTGCTATTTATGGAAATGATGCGAATTCCAAAAATTCATTCGAATGGAAGATCAGCCAGATTGATGATGTTAAGTATAACAGAATTGAATATGGTTATAGTAAGGAAGGAGCGAATACCATTTATTTATCAACTGTTAAATATGGAGGAAATCCGTCTGTAGGGCAATATACTCCAGTTAACGAAATCAATTTTTATTATCAGAATAGTTCCCGCAATGAGCAGAATTATGTATATGATTCAAAATTTGTCTACTTAACTAAAAAATTGGAAAGAATTGAGGTTAAGGGTAACGGTCAATTATATAGAAAATATGGATTGACTTATGATGTAACCTCTCTAAATTACGAAAGGTTAACACAGATTAAAGAATTTAATTCAGCAGGGGAATCTGTTGTTCCTATTATTTTTGAATATGATACAACAGTCAATGGGCTTACTAATAATTCCAGAACAGTGACAAATGTATCTCCTGCTTTTGACAATTCAAGCTGGAACTATGTTTCTGGCTATTTTGATAAAGATGGTGCCCTTGATTTTATGACCTATCCAGGGTCTAAAGATAAATTGTATCGATTTAATTCGAGTACTTTATTAAATTCTTCGTCAAACATTTCGGGTAGTTTAATAAATGTTGAAAAATTCACTGATATTTTCTCAACAAAACTTGTTTTGGCTAATAATAAATTCTACGGTCTTGATGCATTGTCAACTGTTAGCAGCAATGGATCTATGATGTTACCTGATGAGATTGTTAAGGTTAATAACTATATTTCTAATACAACATATAATTCTTTAGATTTAACATTCTCAAATTCTTATACTTTTCCGACTGCGGAAAATTATGGATGCTTCATGGATAATCCTACCTATTCGCGAATTCCGAAAAAATATATTTCAGGAGATTTTGATGGCGATGGGGTATCTGATATCTTAGCGATATCTTTTCCTTATTATACTTCTTATACAACGAGTAACTGTGGCAACGGACCGGTTATTGATCCCGGAGATGGAAGCAATCCGTGTTGTACACAGAATAATTATAATAATATTTCTAATTTTTATTTCCTTAAATCTGATGCTAATAATACAGGCACTCAAGATCCATTATTTATCGGATCAAATAATATAATTACTTCTTCATCTAGGTTGTATGTTGCTGATTTTAATGGGGATGGGAAATCTGATCTTTATGTAGTGAACAATTTGAAAATTTCTGTTTTCAGTTTTGAAAACAATAGTTTTACTTTGCTGCATGAAACCAGTAATTCTTTCTATACACTAAGTAAGCCTATTTACTTAACTGATTTTAATGGTGATGGTAAAACGGACTTAATTACTCCTGATGCTAACGGAAGCTCAAATTGGATCATTTTGGTTTCCAACGGAAAAACTTTCCAGCCTGGATATATTAATACAGGAATTACCTACTATGCTCCTCAGGTTATCAATACATGTTATCCAAATGGATCCGGAGGTCAGTTATGTGGTTATATGCAGCAGGCATTTTATTATATATTTTCAGATATTAATGGCGATGGTAAAGCAGATGCTATTGTACATGATGTGCTTACTCCTTATAATTATCCACAGGGAGGACAATGGAATTATCCTTACAATCAGTATGGAGATAATTTTACCGTGAGAGATAAAGGAAGTATCAGATATAATATGGGTAATGATGCAAACGGGTTTCCTGCATTCTCCGCTTATATTGATAACTGGCAAAATAACTTTACAAATGGAGGAGCTACCAATAAAGGAACTCCGATCTTTTTAAATAATCCGACTGCTACCAATCAGAACTTAGATTATGCTTTCTTTGGAGGAGATAAAATTAAATATGTGTCTTTCAAAAAAGATAACAGGGTAGATGTTGCTTTAAAGAGGATAAAAGAAAATGATATCCTAACGACAATAAACTACAGTCCCCTTCTGGATAATGGAAACGGAGTATATGCAGAAGATCAGGAAGAACTTTATCCTTATGCCAACATCAATAACTCCCTTTCTACCCAATTGGTAGCACAGGTTACGAAAAGTTTCAATGGGGAAAGCAAAATTCAGGATTATAAGTACAAAGGAGCGGTTGTAAATTTTGAAGGAATTGGCTTTTTAGGATTTAAAGGAGTTGCTACTTCATCTGTGTATGGAGGAACGGTAACTCAGAAATTGTGGACCGTGTCAAAACAAAGCCCTCAAAAACGTGGAGCTAATATTGAATCTTATCTTATTAATGGAAGTCCTAATTTTGATTCTCCAGCAAGTTTTGTAACAAAAACACGGAAGACATTTTCTTCAACATTGCTATCTAACAAAGTATTTGTCAATTTACCAACAGAGATACAGCAGATTGACAATCTGACAGGAGTTACAAAGTATACATATTTTGATGTCTATGATGTTTATAATAACGCTACAAAGACCAGAGATGTCGCTCCAGGTGGCGAAAAAACAACCCTTCTTGAATTTGATAATAACCCATTAGGAATCTCAAACCAGTATTTTATTGGAAGACAAACTAAAAAGACAGAAACTCAAACGTTAGGCTCTGAAACATTTTCAACCGAGCAATTGCTTTCTTATGCTAATAATCTGGTTTCTCAATTCAAGAAAAAAGGAAATGCTACAGATTTTATAACAGAAGATTATCAATATGATAATTATGGAAATTTAATTCAGAAAACAATGTCTGCACCTAATATGACTGCGAGAGTTGAAAAAATGCAGTATGATGCCTCTGGACGATTCATCGTAAAGTCTACCAATATTTTAGGTTTTGAAGATAAATTCAACTATAATTCTGCTTTCGGATTTTTACTATCGAAAACCAATCATCTTAATCAGACAGTATCTTATGAGCATGATGGTTGGCAAAAGAAAATAAAAGAAAGAGATATTTATAATAACGAAACCAACTTTACTTATGACTGGATCACATCCGGGGATTTTACTAATGGAATAAAAATTAAAGTTACTGAACCTACTGGTGCAACTAGTGAAACCTATAATGATGTATGGGGAAGAAAACGAGTGGAAAGAAAGTTGAGTTTAAATAATAAGTGGATTGACATACGGACAGACTATAACATTTTTGATAAACCATATAGAGTTAGTAATCCATATTTTTCTACCGTAACACCATCTCAATGGATGGTGAGTGAATTTGATGAATATAATAGAATCAAAAAAATGATTTTCCCAACAGGGAAGATAATAACCACTAGCTATAATGGCTTAAATGTTACAGTAGTTGAAGGAACAAAAACACAGACCACAACAAGTGACGCCTGGGGAAATAAGATCAAATCCAGTGATAATGGCGGAACGGTTAATTATTCATATTTTGCCAATGGAGCATTAAAAAATTCAGATTATGGCGGATATGTCATAAAATTTGAACAGGATGGATGGGGAAGAAAAACAAAAATGTATGATCCGGCTGTAGGGGGGTATTATACTTATGAATATGATATTTTAGGACAACTTTTAAAAGAAGAAAATCCTAAAGGAAAAACATTTTTCACTTATGATCAGTTTGGAAGGCTTGTTCATAAGAAAATTGAAGGGGATGCTACAGATATAGAAACAGATTATAATTACAATTCGTTAGGGCTTTTAGAGTCCGAGCTGGGAACTTCAAATGGTATTCCAAACACATTCAATTACCAATATGATAATTACTATAGGTTTGCAGAAAAAGAAGAAGACAACGGTTTTGCGACATTTAAGAAAAATTATTCATATGATAATTTTGGAAGAATAAGCGAAGAATTTACTCAGACCCTGGTTAATTCTGTATCCAGCGAATTTAAGCATAAGAATTTTTATGCATCTTGTGGAGTTTTATATAGAATTACAGATGATGGAGATAAATTAATATGGCAGCTTAACAAAACAAATGAAAAAGAAGACGCTTTAAATGCTCAGTTGGGTAATGGAACAGAAATAAATAATGAATATGATGGTAATTTTTATCTTCATTCTATAAAACACTATAATAGCACCAGTGCAAATATTATTGAGAATATTTATAATTTTTCTGCTATGACCGGTACTTTGCAAAACAGAAACAATACAGTAATTCAGGGAGGATGGTTAGAAAATTTCGAATATGATAATCAACAAAGACTTGTAGCTTGGACTAATCCCAACGGATCGCAATCACAGACCTATGATGCCTACGGAAGAATAGACAACAATAGCAATGTGGGCGACTACAAATACGATGGCGTTAACAGATATAAAAAAGAAACCATTAATCTGAATCCTGTTGGTGATTCATATTACAGTGTAAACACTCTGCAGGAGGTCGAATATAATTCGTACAGAATGCCGACTGTAATAAAACAGGAAGGATACGAAATGGCTCACTTTAATTATAATATTCATCAAAAGAGATCGGCTGCAGATCAAGATTTTTATACTGATTTTTCTGTATATGGAAAAGGAAAAATCTATTCTGATGATAGCTCTGTTGAGATCATTAATTATAATTATTTAGGAAAGCCAAATGTTAATGCATTGGGGACCCGGATTATCACTTATATTGCTTATGATCCTTACACTGCTCCAGCTGTTTATATCAAAGATTTTAATGTTAATATGGATGTATTGAGTGAAGGAATACATTATCTTCATAGAGATTACCAGTCGACCATTTTAGCAATTTCAGATCAAAAGGGTAATGTTGAAGAACGAAGACATTTTGATCCATGGGGAAATCTTGTGTATTTAGAAAAGAACGGAAAGATAATTAATTTAAACAAAGTAGCTCCTGATTTAATGATTGAGCGTGGTTATACAGGACATGAGCATTTCTTTCAGGTTGGGTTGATACATATGAATGGAAGAATGTACGATCCTAGACTGCACACTTTCCTTTCTGTAGATAACTATATTCAGGATCCTTTTAATACCCAGAATTATAATCGATATGGATATGTACTGAATAATCCGTTAGCATATACAGATCCAAGTGGAGAACTGTTTTCATTTATTACTGCTATTTTTGATACATTTAAAAATATTTTCACTCATGGTGTCAATTTTAGTGATTATGACTACAGTAGAACTTCAAAAGCCTGGAAAATTGATATGGGCCTATTTAAAGGTAATTTCGGACAGATCCTGAGCAGATTTACATGGGAGTCTGATCAGTCAATGTTGGGATACCTTTCCTCAGGATTCTATAATCTCTTCGGAGGAGTAAAAAGTGTTACTTACTATGATGGTGCAACAGCAGTAGAATCTTATAAACCAAATTGGGGTGGGTTTACACTTGGAAACTTTATAATTGGTGATAGAGGTTTACAGGCAGATCCCAACAATAGTTTATTCCAGCATGAGTATGGTCATTATTTACAAAGCCAGAAATTTGGTCTGTTCTATATGCAAAAGTTTGCGATACCAAGCTTTTTTGATACATTAAGCAAAAATAATCATACTTTACACTTTGCAGAGCAGGATGCGAATTCAAGGGCTTTTACCTATTTTAATAAGCATGTTGAGAATTATAACGGCTGGGATAGAAGAAATGTAATCGTAGGATATGATTGGACTAAATCGTATAACGATATTGCAAATCAAATGGCCCTGTCCAATAATCTTACTCATCTGAAGTGGTATGATGCTGTATTATTTGCAACTTCAGGGTATGCGATTTCAGGAATTTCTAATTATTTTATTAATAAATAA
- a CDS encoding T9SS type A sorting domain-containing protein — MKKTKFLISFTVLAFQFSYSQTLTFKYDSGGNQVVRKYCDGCTHVAKSSAIKNSSIAEVPKKPSEIKIYPNPTRDKVTLIWSEETDLLIQKIEYVAYNFTQIRPLEFKRGEMKAMIDLSKEPIGMYVVVFHLTNGEKLTYKILKN; from the coding sequence ATGAAAAAAACTAAATTTTTGATCAGTTTTACTGTTCTGGCATTTCAGTTTTCCTATTCTCAAACTTTAACATTCAAATATGATTCAGGAGGGAATCAGGTCGTCAGAAAATACTGTGATGGATGTACTCACGTAGCAAAGTCCTCGGCAATTAAAAACAGTTCTATTGCAGAAGTTCCTAAAAAGCCATCAGAAATTAAAATATATCCCAATCCTACGAGGGATAAAGTAACGCTTATTTGGTCTGAAGAGACAGATCTGTTAATTCAAAAGATAGAATATGTTGCGTATAATTTTACACAAATCAGACCTTTAGAATTTAAAAGGGGTGAGATGAAGGCGATGATTGATTTGTCAAAAGAGCCTATAGGAATGTATGTTGTCGTATTTCATCTGACAAACGGAGAAAAGTTAACTTATAAAATATTAAAAAACTAA
- the katG gene encoding catalase/peroxidase HPI, with amino-acid sequence MEKDLNDISKCPFHNGTMKKNVAGEGTQNKDWWPDQLRVDLLRQHSSLSNPMDQDFDYAEAFKSLDLEAVKRDLHALMTDSQDWWPADFGHYGPLFIRMAWHSAGTYRVGDGRGGAGAGQQRFAPLNSWPDNVSLDKARRLLWPIKQKYGRNISWADLLILTGNIALESMGFKTFGFAGGRADVWEPDADVYWGSEKTWLGGDLRYAHGSEGVVEGHSAVLPTDDNADGDIHSRNLENPLAAVQMGLIYVNPEGPDGNPDPIAAAKDIRDTFGRMAMDDEETVALIAGGHTFGKTHGAGPADHVGKEPEAAGIEQQGLGWSSSYKSGSGRDAISSGLEVTWTETPTQWSNYFFKNLFENEWELTKSPAGAHQWVAKDGAEIIPDAFDSNKKHRPTMLTTDLSLRLDPVYEKISRHFYENPDAFADAFARAWFKLTHRDMGPRARYLGPDVPQEELIWQDPIPEVDHELVNDSDVEALKAKVLNSGLTISELVSTAWASASTFRGSDKRGGANGSRVRLEPQRNWAVNNPAQLQKVLGVLEGIQNEFNAQNGGKKISLADVIVLAGSAAVEAAAKNAGHEVKVPFAPGRMDASQAQTDIESMGYLEPAADGFRNYLKTKFTVSTESLLIDKAQLLTLTAPELTVLVGGMRALDTNFDGSKNGVFTSRPGVLTNDFFVNLLDMGTQWKAMSDDKEIYIGTDRKTGQPKWTATRADLVFGSNSELRAISEVYGSADAQGKFINDFVSAWTKVMNLDRFDLA; translated from the coding sequence ATGGAAAAAGATTTGAATGACATCAGTAAATGCCCGTTTCATAACGGAACAATGAAGAAGAATGTAGCTGGTGAGGGTACTCAAAACAAAGATTGGTGGCCGGATCAGTTAAGAGTAGATCTTTTGCGCCAGCATTCATCACTGTCTAATCCTATGGATCAGGACTTTGATTATGCAGAAGCATTTAAAAGCCTTGACCTTGAAGCAGTGAAAAGAGATCTTCACGCGTTAATGACAGATTCACAAGATTGGTGGCCGGCAGATTTTGGCCATTACGGACCCTTATTTATCCGTATGGCCTGGCACAGTGCCGGAACATATCGTGTGGGCGATGGTAGAGGGGGAGCTGGAGCAGGACAACAGCGTTTTGCCCCATTGAACAGCTGGCCTGATAACGTAAGCCTTGATAAGGCAAGAAGACTATTATGGCCTATTAAACAGAAATACGGAAGAAATATATCATGGGCAGACCTTTTAATTCTTACAGGAAATATAGCCCTTGAATCGATGGGATTCAAAACTTTTGGATTTGCAGGCGGACGTGCAGATGTATGGGAACCGGATGCAGATGTGTATTGGGGATCTGAGAAAACATGGTTAGGCGGAGATTTGCGATATGCTCATGGTTCTGAAGGAGTAGTAGAAGGTCATTCGGCAGTTCTTCCTACCGATGATAACGCAGATGGAGATATTCATTCCAGAAATCTTGAAAATCCATTGGCAGCGGTACAAATGGGATTAATTTATGTAAATCCTGAAGGACCGGATGGAAATCCTGATCCGATTGCAGCGGCTAAAGACATCAGAGATACCTTTGGACGTATGGCGATGGATGATGAGGAGACTGTAGCTTTAATTGCAGGTGGACATACTTTTGGGAAAACCCACGGTGCCGGTCCGGCAGATCATGTTGGCAAAGAACCGGAAGCCGCCGGAATTGAACAACAGGGATTAGGATGGTCAAGTAGCTATAAGTCAGGAAGTGGAAGAGATGCTATTTCTAGTGGTTTAGAAGTAACATGGACAGAAACTCCGACTCAATGGAGCAATTATTTCTTTAAAAATTTATTTGAAAATGAATGGGAACTGACGAAAAGCCCTGCCGGAGCTCACCAATGGGTAGCAAAAGACGGTGCGGAAATCATTCCTGACGCATTTGATTCTAATAAAAAGCATAGACCCACTATGTTGACAACCGATCTTTCATTAAGATTAGATCCGGTGTACGAAAAAATTTCAAGACATTTTTATGAAAATCCAGATGCGTTTGCAGATGCATTTGCAAGAGCGTGGTTTAAATTAACCCACAGAGATATGGGACCTCGTGCCCGTTATTTGGGACCGGATGTTCCGCAGGAAGAACTAATCTGGCAGGATCCTATTCCGGAAGTAGATCATGAATTGGTTAATGATTCCGATGTTGAAGCACTTAAAGCAAAAGTTTTAAATTCTGGATTGACTATTTCTGAACTGGTTTCAACAGCTTGGGCTTCTGCTTCCACTTTCAGAGGAAGTGATAAGAGAGGAGGAGCTAATGGTTCAAGAGTAAGATTAGAGCCTCAAAGAAACTGGGCAGTCAATAATCCGGCTCAATTACAGAAAGTTTTAGGAGTATTGGAAGGGATTCAAAATGAATTTAATGCTCAAAATGGAGGTAAGAAAATATCTTTAGCAGATGTAATTGTTTTAGCAGGAAGTGCAGCTGTAGAAGCTGCTGCAAAAAATGCTGGTCATGAGGTGAAAGTCCCTTTTGCGCCAGGAAGAATGGATGCTTCTCAAGCGCAAACAGATATAGAATCTATGGGATATCTGGAACCTGCCGCTGATGGATTCCGTAATTATCTGAAAACGAAATTCACTGTTTCTACAGAATCCTTATTAATTGATAAAGCACAGTTATTAACTCTTACTGCTCCGGAATTAACTGTTTTGGTAGGAGGAATGCGTGCTTTGGATACTAATTTTGATGGTTCAAAAAATGGGGTATTCACCAGCCGTCCAGGGGTTCTTACCAATGATTTCTTTGTTAACCTTTTGGATATGGGAACCCAATGGAAAGCCATGTCTGACGATAAAGAAATATACATAGGAACAGACCGAAAAACAGGTCAGCCAAAATGGACAGCTACCCGTGCAGATCTTGTTTTCGGATCAAACTCTGAGCTAAGAGCGATTTCAGAAGTATATGGAAGTGCTGATGCACAAGGTAAATTTATCAATGATTTTGTATCTGCCTGGACTAAGGTGATGAATCTGGATAGATTTGATTTGGCTTAA
- a CDS encoding heme-binding domain-containing protein, translated as MKKVLIILLVAFVIIQFFPIDKTNPRPTPGMDFLKIKNTPEKVAKLIRTSCYDCHSNETKYPWYADISPVSWYVKNHINEGRKHLNFSTFAVYEPQRQLRKLEECMEMVEKKEMPLESYYIGHQDAKLTDEQRADLVKYFKQAKEDTERRIMFNK; from the coding sequence ATGAAAAAAGTACTCATTATTCTCCTTGTAGCTTTCGTTATCATTCAGTTTTTTCCTATTGATAAAACCAATCCGCGCCCTACACCAGGCATGGACTTTTTGAAAATAAAAAATACTCCTGAAAAAGTAGCTAAGCTCATCAGAACATCCTGTTATGACTGTCATTCCAATGAGACTAAATATCCGTGGTATGCTGATATTTCACCCGTCTCATGGTATGTAAAAAATCATATTAATGAAGGCAGAAAGCATCTTAATTTTTCTACCTTTGCAGTATATGAACCTCAAAGACAGCTTCGTAAGCTTGAAGAGTGTATGGAAATGGTGGAGAAAAAAGAAATGCCACTTGAATCTTATTATATTGGACATCAGGATGCCAAACTAACCGATGAACAGCGTGCAGATCTTGTGAAGTATTTCAAACAAGCCAAAGAAGACACAGAAAGAAGGATCATGTTTAATAAATAA
- a CDS encoding thiol-disulfide oxidoreductase DCC family protein: MENWENKHIVFFDGDCGVCNFWVQWILERDTKDQFMFASLQSEFGQQFLSERGLESKFFNTLYLWKPKQYYFIKSRAVLQIANILGGIYKLSAIGKIMPAFLSDKAYDVISRNRMKLANQKCFLPDQHQKKKFIQV; this comes from the coding sequence GTGGAAAACTGGGAAAACAAACATATTGTATTTTTTGACGGAGATTGTGGCGTCTGCAATTTCTGGGTGCAATGGATTCTGGAAAGAGATACCAAAGACCAATTTATGTTTGCTTCACTTCAATCCGAATTCGGACAGCAGTTCTTATCAGAAAGAGGTTTAGAATCAAAATTTTTCAACACTTTATACCTTTGGAAACCCAAACAGTATTACTTCATAAAATCCAGAGCTGTCCTCCAAATTGCCAATATTTTAGGCGGAATTTATAAACTTTCAGCTATTGGCAAAATAATGCCAGCCTTTCTGAGTGACAAGGCTTATGATGTTATTTCTAGAAACAGAATGAAACTGGCCAATCAAAAATGTTTTCTTCCGGATCAGCATCAGAAGAAAAAGTTTATTCAGGTGTAA